From the Polynucleobacter sp. MWH-UH35A genome, one window contains:
- the trxC gene encoding thioredoxin TrxC yields the protein MLIKCPSCHKFNRLPLERINQNPVCGVCKAGLLLGPIDADQASLKEILSYSNLPVVVDFWAPWCGPCKMFAPTFEASAKKYGEQVLHIKLDTEAQPVIAQEFSIRSIPTLAAFKNGVEIKRITGALPTSQLNQFILSLF from the coding sequence ATGTTGATTAAGTGCCCAAGCTGCCATAAATTTAATCGCCTACCATTGGAACGGATTAATCAAAATCCAGTATGTGGAGTTTGTAAAGCAGGTTTATTGTTAGGCCCTATTGATGCAGACCAAGCAAGCCTTAAAGAAATCCTCAGTTATAGCAACCTACCTGTTGTAGTAGATTTCTGGGCGCCTTGGTGCGGGCCATGCAAGATGTTTGCCCCAACTTTTGAAGCTAGCGCAAAAAAATATGGCGAACAGGTTCTTCACATTAAATTAGACACTGAAGCCCAACCAGTTATTGCTCAAGAATTTTCTATCCGCTCCATACCCACCTTAGCGGCATTTAAAAATGGAGTTGAGATTAAGCGTATTACCGGCGCACTGCCAACTTCACAACTGAATCAATTTATTCTGAGCCTTTTTTAA
- a CDS encoding rhodanese-like domain-containing protein, with the protein MKTAHDLVAQAKLSINEVSIGDAPHAIQGADVLLDVREADEYANGHIPGAIHMSRGLLEFKLSNDPNLSSRDLKIVLYCKNSGRAALASKALHDMGYMNIQSIAGGFDAWAQAGNPIAKPEPIEFE; encoded by the coding sequence ATGAAAACAGCTCATGATTTGGTTGCTCAGGCTAAATTGTCAATAAATGAGGTTTCTATCGGGGATGCACCCCATGCTATTCAGGGTGCTGACGTGTTATTGGATGTGCGCGAAGCGGATGAATATGCAAATGGACATATCCCTGGGGCCATTCATATGTCTCGAGGTTTACTTGAATTCAAGTTAAGCAATGATCCAAATTTAAGCTCTCGGGATCTCAAAATAGTGCTCTACTGTAAAAATAGCGGTAGGGCTGCATTAGCATCAAAGGCACTGCATGACATGGGATATATGAACATTCAATCAATTGCCGGTGGATTTGATGCGTGGGCTCAGGCGGGTAACCCAATTGCTAAACCAGAGCCAATCGAATTTGAGTAA
- a CDS encoding OsmC family protein — MSGNPTVRLKQQADYQFAIFYSEEKAPIMGDEPPPLGKSEGATPSQLLIAAVANCLSDSLLFALRKFKQAPEPIETLATCEIGRNEQNRLRILSIRVEIHVGVPGESLENLDRVLAQFQEFCTVSSSVGAGIPVNVFVIDSLRKQLYPAI, encoded by the coding sequence ATGAGTGGAAATCCAACCGTAAGACTTAAGCAGCAAGCGGATTATCAGTTTGCAATATTTTATAGCGAGGAAAAAGCTCCTATCATGGGTGATGAGCCGCCACCCCTGGGGAAATCGGAGGGGGCAACCCCTTCGCAATTACTAATTGCTGCGGTTGCCAATTGTTTATCGGACTCGTTGCTTTTTGCTTTAAGAAAATTCAAACAAGCTCCTGAGCCTATAGAGACTTTAGCTACTTGCGAAATAGGACGCAATGAGCAGAATCGCCTCCGAATTTTGTCGATACGCGTTGAGATACATGTTGGCGTGCCTGGGGAGTCTTTGGAGAATCTAGATAGAGTCTTGGCTCAGTTTCAGGAGTTTTGCACTGTTTCATCAAGTGTTGGCGCAGGTATTCCGGTCAATGTGTTCGTAATCGATAGTTTAAGAAAGCAACTTTACCCAGCAATCTAA
- a CDS encoding DUF3149 domain-containing protein, translating into MKMLVELFGSFAGQLSLAVILFMIGMVIFFARLFIKKSAEGGDQ; encoded by the coding sequence ATGAAAATGTTAGTTGAGCTATTTGGATCGTTTGCAGGTCAATTAAGTTTGGCGGTTATTCTTTTTATGATCGGCATGGTCATATTTTTTGCCCGTTTATTTATTAAGAAAAGTGCTGAGGGCGGCGATCAGTAA